The Solibacillus sp. FSL R7-0682 genome includes a window with the following:
- a CDS encoding MerR family transcriptional regulator: MEEKYYSIGEVAKLTNISIQTLRYYDQIDLFKPSHVDQKSNYRYYKESQLYYLDIIKSLKFIGTSLEEIKAAQQFTPAQLLAFLVQQESVIESRINQLYDIQQSLFKTKKQMEEQLAINVINEVYIKTEEEERILTIQTKDLTPNYIPNTYYSSLMKTLEMENSFLSSRYGCIYPFVKSDSLDDIHYSHIFTPLLTKRYFAKLPADMDVTTIPAGRYVCIAFIFTKEAYLKQYQKLYTYIEDNHLHVAPYVYEIFMPSNYSPNKEDEFIVDLKVQLL; this comes from the coding sequence ATGGAAGAAAAATATTATTCGATTGGCGAAGTGGCCAAGCTAACAAACATCTCAATTCAAACATTACGTTATTACGATCAAATCGACTTATTTAAGCCATCCCATGTCGATCAAAAATCAAACTACCGTTACTATAAAGAATCACAATTATATTATTTAGATATTATTAAATCGTTAAAATTTATCGGCACATCTTTAGAGGAAATTAAAGCTGCACAGCAATTTACCCCTGCACAATTATTAGCCTTTTTAGTGCAGCAAGAGTCGGTTATTGAAAGCCGTATTAATCAACTATACGATATTCAGCAAAGCCTCTTTAAAACGAAAAAACAAATGGAAGAGCAGCTAGCGATTAATGTGATTAATGAAGTATATATTAAAACAGAAGAAGAGGAGCGAATTTTAACGATTCAAACGAAGGATTTAACGCCAAACTATATTCCAAATACATACTATAGCTCGCTAATGAAAACCCTTGAAATGGAAAACAGCTTTTTAAGTAGCCGCTATGGATGTATCTACCCTTTCGTAAAATCGGACTCATTGGATGACATTCATTATAGTCATATCTTTACTCCCCTCTTAACGAAGCGATATTTCGCGAAGCTTCCGGCTGATATGGATGTAACGACAATTCCTGCTGGACGTTATGTTTGCATTGCTTTTATCTTTACAAAGGAAGCCTATTTAAAGCAGTACCAAAAACTATACACTTATATAGAAGATAATCATTTACATGTAGCGCCATACGTCTATGAAATTTTTATGCCTTCTAATTATTCACCGAATAAAGAGGACGAATTTATCGTTGATCTAAAAGTACAATTGCTGTAA
- a CDS encoding ornithine--oxo-acid transaminase — translation MTTRSQQVIDQTEKFGAHNYHPLPIVIEKAEGVWVMDPEGNRYMDMLSAYSALNQGHRHPKIIQALKDQADLVTLTSRAFHSATLGVWYEKLFKLTGKNMVLPMNTGAEAVETAIKTARRWGYEVKGIPTDQAQIIGCNGNFHGRTMGAVSLSSEAEYKRGFGPMLPGFILVPYGDIDALKAAITPNTAAFIVEPIQGEAGIILPPEGFIKAAFELCKEHNVLFIADEIQTGLSRTGKLFAYEWENIEPDVLILGKALGGGVFPISAVVANDDILGVFNPGSHGSTFGGNPIACAVSIAALDVLEEENLTARSLELGNYFKQQLEAINHPAIKEVRGRGLFIGLELHEAARPYCEKLAERKLLCKETHDTVIRFAPPLIISKEDLDWAIEQIKAVFQ, via the coding sequence ATGACAACGAGATCACAGCAAGTTATCGATCAAACAGAAAAATTCGGAGCTCATAACTATCATCCGCTACCAATCGTTATTGAAAAAGCAGAAGGTGTTTGGGTAATGGACCCTGAAGGAAATCGTTATATGGATATGCTTTCGGCATACTCCGCCTTAAACCAAGGTCATCGTCATCCGAAAATTATTCAAGCGTTAAAAGATCAAGCTGATTTAGTGACGTTAACATCGCGTGCCTTTCATAGTGCAACATTAGGTGTTTGGTACGAAAAATTATTTAAGCTAACAGGGAAAAACATGGTGCTCCCAATGAATACAGGTGCTGAAGCCGTTGAAACAGCGATAAAAACAGCGCGTCGATGGGGCTATGAAGTAAAGGGAATCCCAACAGATCAAGCGCAAATTATCGGCTGTAATGGAAATTTCCATGGACGTACGATGGGAGCTGTTTCGTTATCTTCCGAAGCGGAATATAAACGTGGCTTCGGTCCTATGCTACCAGGCTTTATATTAGTTCCGTACGGTGATATCGATGCGTTAAAGGCGGCAATTACTCCGAATACTGCAGCCTTCATTGTAGAGCCTATACAAGGTGAAGCGGGTATTATTTTACCGCCAGAGGGCTTCATAAAAGCAGCCTTTGAGCTTTGTAAGGAACATAACGTGTTATTTATTGCGGATGAAATTCAAACAGGTCTTTCGCGTACTGGAAAGCTATTTGCTTATGAATGGGAAAACATTGAACCTGACGTATTAATTTTAGGAAAGGCACTTGGTGGGGGCGTATTCCCTATTTCTGCTGTCGTTGCCAATGATGATATTCTTGGCGTCTTTAACCCTGGCTCTCACGGCTCGACATTTGGTGGAAATCCTATCGCCTGTGCCGTTTCAATCGCAGCTTTAGATGTACTAGAGGAAGAAAATTTAACAGCCCGTTCACTAGAGCTCGGTAACTATTTCAAACAACAGCTTGAAGCAATTAACCATCCAGCGATAAAAGAGGTTCGTGGTCGCGGTCTTTTCATCGGTCTTGAGCTACATGAAGCAGCTCGCCCATACTGTGAAAAGCTTGCGGAGCGAAAACTGCTGTGCAAAGAAACACATGATACTGTGATCCGCTTTGCCCCACCACTTATTATTTCAAAAGAGGATTTAGACTGGGCAATTGAGCAAATAAAAGCGGTATTTCAATAA
- a CDS encoding DUF1273 domain-containing protein, whose translation MKSIYITGYRPHELGIFNDKHPGIAIIKTAIEQQLRVLLDDGLQWVVISGQQGVETWAVEVVLNLKSEYPTLKYSIITPFLEQEKNWNEHKQTTYMHILGKADFVTSVTKRPYEAPWQFIEKDKFIIDNTDGALLVYDDENEGSPKYVHRLIQKYKEQHDDYKLFTINAYDLQTVAEELARGDDW comes from the coding sequence ATGAAATCCATCTATATTACTGGCTATCGCCCACATGAACTCGGTATATTCAATGATAAGCACCCTGGCATAGCGATTATAAAAACTGCCATTGAACAGCAGTTACGTGTACTCCTTGATGACGGCTTACAATGGGTCGTGATTAGTGGACAGCAAGGTGTTGAGACGTGGGCAGTAGAAGTGGTGCTCAATTTAAAGTCCGAATATCCAACTTTAAAGTATTCCATAATTACCCCATTTTTAGAGCAAGAAAAAAATTGGAATGAGCATAAACAGACTACTTACATGCATATATTGGGGAAAGCCGATTTTGTAACGAGCGTCACAAAACGGCCGTACGAGGCTCCTTGGCAATTTATCGAAAAGGATAAATTTATTATTGATAATACCGACGGCGCGCTACTTGTATATGATGATGAAAATGAAGGCTCACCAAAATATGTGCATCGTTTAATTCAAAAATACAAAGAGCAGCATGACGATTACAAGCTTTTCACAATCAATGCTTATGATTTACAAACAGTTGCTGAGGAATTAGCGAGAGGAGATGATTGGTAA
- a CDS encoding L-lactate MFS transporter — protein sequence MKKNRWLIAASAISIHLSIGGAYAYSVYKNPISNELGWDASQITIAFTIMMGLAGFAAALFGSTVEKLGPRKAAMVAAVLFGLGQGGAGFAILSDSVVLYWLTYGLLSGLGMGIGYIAPVSTLVKWFPNRRGLATGMAVLGFGAGALITAPVAANLIEAVGIANTYFILGVSYFTLMMLGALYIAPPKPGEVEEAVASGKVKSHELAQMSAREAVRTKQFWMLWAMHLINVTSGLMMISVASPMAQEVVGLSVAAAATMVGLMGLFNGGGRLLWAAASDYIGRSNVFVIFFTIQLIAFLTLPFTTNVIIFQLFIFLVVSCYGGGFSNLPAFASDLFGTKQLGVIHGYLLTTWSLGGIFGPIIVSTIHEATNSYIPVFYVFSFLIAISFGISLLLRSNVNKLKKQRINDQEKEEQTGKQGAPAHS from the coding sequence ATGAAAAAGAATCGTTGGCTAATTGCCGCATCTGCGATTTCTATACACTTATCCATTGGTGGAGCTTATGCATATAGTGTGTATAAAAATCCAATTTCAAATGAATTAGGTTGGGACGCATCTCAAATTACAATCGCCTTTACGATTATGATGGGACTAGCAGGTTTTGCTGCAGCACTTTTTGGGAGTACGGTAGAAAAATTAGGTCCACGTAAGGCTGCAATGGTTGCAGCAGTATTATTCGGTTTAGGACAAGGTGGCGCAGGGTTCGCTATTTTATCAGATTCAGTCGTATTGTATTGGTTAACATATGGATTATTAAGTGGTCTCGGGATGGGTATTGGTTACATTGCACCAGTATCTACGCTTGTTAAGTGGTTCCCGAATCGCCGTGGTTTAGCAACAGGGATGGCCGTGTTAGGCTTTGGTGCGGGTGCATTAATTACAGCACCAGTCGCAGCAAACTTAATTGAAGCAGTTGGCATTGCCAATACGTATTTCATTTTAGGGGTTAGTTATTTCACATTGATGATGTTAGGTGCTCTTTATATCGCACCACCAAAGCCTGGTGAAGTTGAGGAAGCCGTTGCATCAGGTAAAGTAAAATCTCACGAGCTTGCACAAATGTCAGCTCGTGAAGCCGTTCGTACAAAGCAGTTTTGGATGCTTTGGGCAATGCATCTTATTAACGTTACGTCAGGTTTAATGATGATTTCGGTTGCTTCTCCAATGGCCCAAGAGGTTGTTGGATTATCCGTTGCCGCTGCCGCAACAATGGTAGGTTTAATGGGATTATTTAATGGTGGTGGACGCTTACTGTGGGCTGCTGCTTCAGATTATATCGGACGTTCAAACGTTTTCGTTATTTTCTTTACGATTCAGTTAATTGCCTTTTTAACGTTACCATTCACAACAAACGTCATCATCTTCCAACTATTTATTTTCTTAGTTGTTAGCTGTTATGGTGGTGGATTCTCTAACTTACCTGCCTTTGCAAGTGATTTATTTGGAACAAAGCAGCTTGGTGTAATTCACGGCTACTTATTAACTACTTGGTCTCTTGGCGGTATTTTTGGTCCAATAATTGTATCTACTATTCATGAAGCAACAAACAGCTATATTCCGGTATTCTATGTATTTAGCTTCTTAATTGCAATTTCATTTGGTATTTCATTATTACTTCGTTCAAATGTAAATAAACTTAAAAAACAACGTATTAATGATCAAGAGAAAGAAGAACAAACGGGGAAACAAGGAGCACCTGCTCATTCATAA
- a CDS encoding MFS transporter has translation MKDYKITLGLLLLNLFIAFLGIGLVIPVLPTLMNELGLTGKIVGYLTAAFAIAQLIVSPLAGKAVDKYGRKIMIVLGLFIFGFSEFLFGIGTTIEVLFISRILGGISAAFIMPAVTAFIADITTMDTRPKALGYMSAAISTGFIIGPGIGGFLADFGTRVPFFFAGALGTIAAILSILLLSEPERNAENVEQAPDQKSGFKRIFAPMYFIAFVLIFVASFGLAAFESFFSLFVDHKFGFDHYDIAIIITGGAIFGAIAQVALFDRLAQRWGEIKLIRYSLILSGALVFLMTVVSSYFAILLVTCIVFVGFDMFRPAVTSYLSKIAGNEQGFVGGMNSMFTSLANIFGPILGGILFDIDINYPYYFATVVLVIGILLTLIWKKPSTI, from the coding sequence ATGAAGGACTACAAAATTACATTAGGATTACTGTTACTTAACCTTTTCATTGCCTTTTTAGGAATTGGTTTAGTTATACCCGTACTTCCTACGTTAATGAATGAATTAGGTTTGACTGGAAAAATAGTCGGTTATTTAACAGCAGCCTTTGCCATTGCTCAACTAATTGTTTCTCCGCTTGCTGGTAAAGCGGTTGATAAATATGGTCGTAAAATTATGATCGTGCTCGGATTATTTATTTTCGGATTCTCAGAATTTTTATTTGGTATTGGAACAACAATAGAAGTGTTATTTATTTCTCGTATTTTAGGTGGGATTAGTGCGGCATTCATTATGCCAGCAGTTACCGCATTTATCGCAGACATTACGACAATGGATACACGTCCTAAAGCATTAGGCTATATGTCTGCTGCGATTAGCACAGGCTTTATTATCGGTCCTGGTATTGGTGGATTCCTAGCAGATTTCGGTACGCGTGTGCCATTCTTCTTTGCTGGGGCCCTTGGTACAATCGCCGCGATTCTATCAATCTTATTACTAAGTGAACCTGAGCGTAATGCTGAAAATGTAGAACAGGCACCTGACCAAAAGTCGGGCTTTAAACGTATCTTTGCACCAATGTATTTTATTGCCTTTGTATTAATTTTTGTTGCGTCATTTGGACTTGCAGCTTTTGAGTCATTCTTTAGCCTATTTGTTGATCATAAATTTGGCTTTGACCATTATGATATTGCAATCATTATTACAGGAGGTGCGATTTTCGGAGCTATTGCACAGGTTGCATTATTTGACCGTTTAGCGCAACGCTGGGGCGAAATTAAATTAATTCGTTATAGCCTCATTTTATCTGGCGCTTTAGTGTTTTTAATGACCGTTGTGAGCTCTTACTTTGCCATTTTACTTGTTACTTGTATCGTCTTCGTCGGCTTTGACATGTTCCGACCGGCTGTTACAAGCTACCTCTCAAAAATTGCGGGAAATGAGCAAGGTTTTGTTGGTGGCATGAACTCGATGTTTACAAGCTTAGCAAATATCTTCGGACCAATTTTAGGTGGTATCCTCTTTGATATTGATATTAACTATCCATATTATTTTGCAACAGTTGTGTTAGTAATCGGTATTCTGTTAACATTAATTTGGAAGAAGCCGTCTACTATTTAA